A single window of Entomoplasma ellychniae DNA harbors:
- a CDS encoding sugar-phospahte nucleotidyltransferase: MYFPNKNDEWYTLPYAIEPILEFLKPNSKILCPFDTIDCEYVNVLKKAGHKVSYRHIKDGFDFFDLESGDVLSFDYIISNPPYSLRKQVFIKLEELNKPFAMLVPLVSIALKPIREKIQDKQLLIFDKRIKFKSNEGLVCKNPPSETAYICKNILPKQIIFKELLF, encoded by the coding sequence ATGTATTTTCCTAATAAAAATGATGAGTGGTACACATTGCCCTATGCGATTGAACCTATTTTAGAATTTCTTAAACCAAACTCAAAAATATTATGCCCATTTGACACTATTGATTGCGAATATGTAAATGTTTTAAAAAAGGCAGGTCACAAGGTCAGTTATAGGCACATTAAAGACGGATTTGATTTTTTTGATTTGGAAAGTGGTGATGTTTTATCTTTTGATTACATCATTTCAAATCCACCTTACAGTTTAAGAAAACAAGTGTTTATCAAATTGGAAGAATTAAACAAACCATTCGCTATGTTAGTGCCTTTGGTATCAATAGCTTTAAAACCTATAAGAGAAAAAATACAAGACAAACAATTGTTAATTTTTGACAAAAGAATTAAGTTTAAATCAAATGAGGGGTTAGTTTGCAAAAACCCACCATCTGAAACAGCATATATTTGCAAAAACATTTTACCTAAACAAATTATCTTTAAAGAACTACTTTTTTAA
- a CDS encoding Mbov_0396 family ICE element transmembrane protein, translating into MTINSKLKENDFYNYRKEINWALVILIISVSILFFTFYKTTLSFDVNNITIKRLEDLKTLGDLPNVPPFVVASPYVDFSDGFFWEPLPNGGFRLMAINELVKLPGTLKAGMPGGWDQQAFLNKLIEMLKAMNEAKSQKLILTLIRMIALPIMFISYIINYIIIGFSSGGINQLIFGGDQFVVENIPVAFWIICISVPLVLIIIFLFQTISMANTDDKRSPQQRLKDASIGSFKTVIYIFCIPVGFWIIGTGLDLTISYISFVVEGNPQDKSFAFTDNVYKLLFFGLNPTSSGDFFARYPVLLAVLGGSVPGGLWKSETIVKAFTVWGFIGLAIGGSTLIFLLSIFAALIEKTFWLFFNFLICIYYACASAFDGGARMKMTREKIIAKTLSIAIITLGINLTYTVSAGMQSLISFPPITGQAGYIIFALIMAIISIAVLMGVKKIAAEVESQIGEYSNYSRIDQTTKSNFQTGSKLASNATKTVGAVSKGPLGAVGLTTGVIGSE; encoded by the coding sequence ATGACAATAAATTCAAAGTTAAAAGAAAATGATTTTTACAATTATAGAAAAGAAATTAATTGGGCTTTAGTTATTTTGATAATTTCTGTTTCAATTTTATTTTTTACTTTTTATAAAACCACTTTATCTTTTGATGTTAATAATATAACAATTAAAAGGTTAGAGGATTTAAAAACGTTAGGTGATTTGCCTAATGTTCCACCTTTTGTGGTTGCATCACCTTATGTGGATTTTTCCGATGGTTTTTTTTGAGAGCCTTTGCCAAATGGTGGTTTTAGATTAATGGCAATAAATGAACTCGTTAAATTACCTGGAACTCTTAAAGCAGGTATGCCTGGCGGATGAGATCAACAAGCTTTTTTAAATAAATTAATTGAAATGTTAAAAGCTATGAATGAAGCCAAAAGTCAAAAATTAATCTTAACTTTGATAAGAATGATTGCATTGCCTATAATGTTTATTAGCTACATAATTAATTACATTATTATTGGTTTTTCATCTGGTGGGATTAATCAACTAATCTTTGGTGGAGATCAGTTTGTTGTCGAAAATATTCCTGTTGCTTTTTGAATAATTTGTATATCAGTTCCTTTAGTATTAATTATAATATTTTTATTTCAAACAATTTCTATGGCAAACACAGACGATAAACGTTCACCACAACAAAGACTTAAAGATGCAAGCATAGGTAGTTTTAAAACTGTAATCTATATATTTTGTATCCCTGTTGGGTTTTGAATAATCGGAACTGGATTAGACTTAACCATTAGTTACATTTCTTTTGTAGTAGAAGGAAACCCTCAAGACAAATCTTTTGCATTTACAGACAATGTTTATAAATTATTATTCTTTGGATTAAATCCAACAAGTAGTGGTGATTTTTTTGCAAGATATCCAGTCTTATTAGCTGTGCTTGGGGGGTCAGTGCCTGGTGGTCTTTGAAAATCTGAGACAATTGTTAAAGCCTTTACAGTTTGGGGTTTTATAGGATTAGCGATTGGTGGTTCTACCTTGATATTTTTGCTATCAATATTTGCTGCTTTAATTGAAAAAACATTTTGGTTATTTTTTAATTTTCTTATTTGTATTTATTATGCTTGTGCCTCTGCTTTTGATGGTGGAGCAAGAATGAAAATGACTAGAGAGAAGATAATTGCTAAAACTCTTTCAATAGCGATTATAACTTTGGGAATTAATTTAACATATACAGTTTCTGCCGGCATGCAGTCATTAATTAGCTTTCCACCAATAACAGGTCAAGCCGGTTACATAATTTTTGCTTTGATTATGGCAATAATCTCAATAGCTGTTCTAATGGGGGTTAAAAAAATTGCTGCTGAAGTGGAATCACAAATTGGTGAATATTCAAATTATTCAAGAATTGATCAAACAACAAAAAGTAATTTCCAAACTGGTTCTAAATTAGCTTCTAATGCGACTAAGACTGTTGGTGCTGTTAGCAAAGGACCTTTAGGAGCTGTTGGTTTAACCACAGGAGTGATTGGATCGGAATAA
- a CDS encoding Mbov_0397 family ICE element conjugal transfer ATPase — MENNNKKNSKELVGVIPKPPQKAVLKWGILWTDLIATLFGFVVGVLIILSIPNVSSLVWNIVIKTVIMICVLFILMIPLMPVPSAGNGVRIYHILWWSVSFKYIDKKIYKLEDKNHSTKKFNSYKKINFDSSIEAAKDFLILTNENETDKLFMCGIKFEGKNIFQQDLIDLEMMANSWWELLVNSKYDLQIVKLSVMSNRDFNNQHISNLLSINNKLFETEKINIIQYEARRRVLEEYTKKYIYKNDISREDFIEEKYHIIVYAEDEKEMITEINRITAILNQKGLSGQKMSSYENVNLIYQSYTPLAEPLSPTLIESNSEDLTKFLAFKEIEFKRNCFKVNGQEQYFKVAAITKFPMKVELGWMIGLFRNSTSAIVTIKESLINENKFLSNNLMNLQTNSQTINQTKVVDIKAMQYEQEVYSQIVADLATGTEKLKEVSATVIFSGNNEDELREQSNSLKSELQKIGIYLNDLINRQIEALEHFSLKPRTPLKKQISRQIPTWTMALSYPFISQKLNDRRGLYLGVSVVGDQIIYDQFFLPSGLTTSHNLLLIGMAGSGKSHTIKKLAIWNTVNQVHTHIFDIENEYAPLARNLGEKVVHVGTKNGVINPLQIMATPNDELTNNLYDDMQFYLTNLEGWFKLLYPDFNDYQIGYLIKEVGTLYLNTTSINKALKNKLSLDDLKTNDFPIMSDLIRLMELELKTISSDQQMLHQQWIYSLKQDFENNGKYEYLLNNHSTLEVGNHSLIVYNIKSIFDTNNQKLQNALLYLLFAYVTNKFNTLRIENDIKYAELVAKFEEEKNPYPNKAAYELLVKQTLLIDEGHEFMKNSDVTLDFLNSSVKRFRKYYAGLTFCTQDVKDFVKDGESSKKTQSILTNTPARLIMLCSSKGLEDVETLFAQDGGLTTEEKKHILNAGQGRGVFMKNNNNRHQIQIELNDVEKEIIRNRNYD, encoded by the coding sequence ATGGAAAACAATAACAAAAAAAATTCAAAAGAATTAGTGGGTGTAATACCAAAACCTCCACAAAAAGCAGTTTTAAAATGAGGTATTTTATGAACCGATTTGATAGCAACATTATTTGGTTTTGTAGTTGGTGTTTTAATAATTTTATCAATTCCAAATGTTTCAAGTCTGGTCTGAAATATTGTAATAAAAACAGTAATCATGATATGTGTTTTATTTATTTTAATGATACCTTTAATGCCTGTCCCATCTGCTGGTAATGGGGTAAGGATTTATCATATACTATGATGAAGTGTTTCTTTTAAATACATTGATAAAAAAATATATAAATTAGAAGATAAAAATCATTCCACCAAAAAATTTAATTCTTATAAAAAAATAAATTTTGATTCAAGCATCGAAGCAGCAAAAGATTTTTTAATTCTAACAAACGAAAATGAAACAGATAAATTGTTTATGTGTGGAATAAAGTTTGAGGGTAAAAATATTTTTCAACAAGATTTAATAGATCTAGAAATGATGGCAAATAGTTGATGAGAGTTACTAGTCAATTCAAAATATGATTTACAAATTGTTAAATTGTCTGTTATGAGTAATAGAGATTTTAATAATCAACACATTTCAAATCTTTTATCTATAAATAATAAACTTTTTGAAACAGAAAAAATAAATATAATTCAGTATGAAGCTAGAAGAAGAGTTTTAGAAGAATACACTAAAAAATATATTTATAAAAACGATATAAGTAGAGAAGATTTTATTGAAGAAAAATATCATATTATTGTTTATGCTGAAGATGAAAAAGAAATGATAACAGAGATTAATAGAATAACAGCTATACTAAATCAAAAAGGCTTATCTGGACAAAAAATGAGTTCATATGAAAACGTAAATTTAATTTATCAAAGTTACACACCATTAGCTGAACCCTTGTCTCCAACTTTAATTGAGAGTAATTCAGAAGATTTAACAAAATTCTTAGCGTTTAAAGAAATAGAATTTAAAAGAAATTGTTTTAAGGTGAATGGTCAAGAGCAATATTTCAAAGTTGCAGCTATCACAAAATTTCCAATGAAGGTCGAACTTGGTTGAATGATTGGCTTATTTAGAAATTCCACTAGCGCTATTGTTACTATAAAAGAGAGCTTAATTAATGAAAACAAATTCTTAAGTAATAACTTAATGAATTTACAAACAAATTCTCAAACAATAAATCAAACTAAAGTTGTCGATATAAAAGCAATGCAATATGAACAAGAGGTTTATTCTCAAATTGTTGCTGATTTAGCAACAGGAACTGAAAAGCTAAAAGAAGTTAGTGCAACAGTAATTTTTTCAGGTAACAATGAAGATGAATTAAGAGAACAATCAAATTCATTAAAATCTGAACTTCAAAAAATAGGAATTTACTTAAATGATCTAATAAATAGACAAATAGAAGCTTTAGAACATTTTTCATTAAAACCAAGAACCCCTTTAAAAAAACAAATTTCAAGACAAATACCAACATGAACAATGGCTTTATCCTATCCTTTCATATCTCAAAAATTAAATGACAGAAGAGGGCTTTATTTAGGTGTTAGTGTTGTTGGTGACCAAATAATTTATGATCAATTCTTTTTACCTAGTGGTTTAACTACTTCACATAATTTATTACTTATTGGCATGGCTGGTTCAGGTAAATCACACACAATTAAAAAATTAGCTATTTGAAATACTGTTAATCAAGTTCATACACATATTTTTGATATTGAAAATGAATATGCTCCACTTGCAAGAAATTTAGGTGAAAAAGTAGTACACGTTGGTACAAAAAATGGAGTAATTAATCCACTTCAAATAATGGCTACTCCAAATGATGAATTAACAAATAATTTATATGATGATATGCAGTTTTATCTTACAAATTTAGAAGGTTGATTTAAATTGCTTTATCCTGATTTTAATGACTATCAAATAGGTTACTTGATTAAAGAAGTCGGAACTCTTTATTTAAATACAACATCAATCAATAAAGCTTTAAAAAATAAATTATCTTTAGATGATTTAAAAACTAATGATTTCCCAATTATGTCAGACTTAATAAGACTAATGGAATTAGAACTTAAAACAATAAGTTCTGATCAACAAATGCTTCATCAACAATGAATTTATAGTCTAAAACAAGATTTTGAGAACAATGGTAAATATGAATATTTGCTAAATAATCATTCAACTCTTGAAGTTGGTAATCATAGTTTAATAGTTTACAACATCAAATCAATCTTTGATACAAATAATCAAAAATTACAAAATGCTTTATTATATTTACTTTTTGCATATGTAACAAATAAATTTAACACTTTAAGAATTGAAAATGATATTAAATATGCTGAACTTGTTGCTAAATTTGAAGAAGAAAAAAATCCTTACCCAAATAAAGCTGCTTATGAACTTTTAGTTAAACAAACTTTACTAATTGATGAAGGGCATGAATTTATGAAAAATTCAGATGTTACTTTGGACTTTTTAAATTCATCAGTAAAACGTTTTAGAAAATATTATGCTGGATTAACTTTTTGTACTCAAGATGTAAAGGACTTTGTTAAAGATGGAGAAAGTTCTAAAAAAACTCAATCTATATTGACAAATACACCAGCAAGACTAATAATGCTTTGTAGCTCAAAGGGATTAGAAGATGTTGAGACTCTTTTTGCGCAAGATGGTGGTTTAACAACCGAAGAAAAAAAACACATATTAAATGCTGGTCAAGGAAGAGGAGTTTTTATGAAAAATAACAACAATAGGCATCAAATTCAAATTGAACTAAATGATGTTGAAAAAGAAATAATAAGGAATAGAAATTATGATTAA
- a CDS encoding TRASH domain-containing protein, whose translation MSDTEKIIICDQCGKEKRVNKPSVWTINNNVYYFCTKTCNTNWIVEIFENDD comes from the coding sequence ATGTCAGATACTGAAAAAATAATAATTTGTGATCAATGTGGCAAAGAAAAAAGAGTAAATAAACCTTCAGTTTGAACAATAAACAACAATGTGTATTACTTCTGCACTAAAACTTGCAACACTAATTGAATTGTAGAAATATTTGAAAATGATGATTAA
- a CDS encoding single-stranded DNA-binding protein, with protein MNSVNIIGRITKDLELKSTSNGQGRFVSFTVAVSEYSQQKEITNFIPCFAFERTAENMVKFLSKGSLVSVSGRISVRTSQKDGKYETITTITADRVNFLGSSKNNENTEDQPSVNESDIILESPVLATSSAGAIQDEVILSDDESTLWD; from the coding sequence ATGAACTCAGTGAACATTATCGGAAGAATAACCAAAGATTTAGAATTAAAATCAACTAGTAATGGTCAAGGTAGATTTGTTTCTTTTACAGTTGCTGTGAGTGAATATTCACAACAAAAAGAAATAACAAACTTTATTCCTTGTTTTGCATTTGAAAGAACTGCAGAAAACATGGTTAAATTTCTTTCAAAAGGAAGCTTAGTTTCTGTATCTGGAAGAATAAGTGTTCGTACAAGTCAAAAAGATGGAAAATATGAAACCATTACAACAATAACTGCTGACCGTGTAAACTTTTTAGGATCTTCAAAAAATAATGAAAATACAGAAGATCAACCTTCTGTAAATGAATCAGATATTATTTTAGAATCACCTGTATTAGCAACTTCTAGCGCAGGCGCTATTCAAGATGAAGTTATTTTAAGTGATGATGAGTCAACATTATGAGATTAA
- a CDS encoding ABC transporter ATP-binding protein has protein sequence MLITEYLVNWTIGLFSLKLEIQERQNILIKLVNQDVDFFFETVSGNILTRLVGDTQSLAFGVQQFVTNIIYFLTGCITAISIMLLSNMVTVALFSGIYLFLVIGIAFMLFIKSRRKLILAFDKKRDVDEDMTDRVSNISLIKSSGLEKYEIKRIEDMNEIYNRAGDPSITWSSILNSFISTSISLMSSIYIIAVAIIIVLQNANQAQVAKVSTDIILVNILLSFLLGAVGMLVPTLRSATRAQNAAQRISELTEPVPTIFSNYEEAEIKKIESITLEGIKFAYPKKPDKIILPKTSITFEKGKSYAFVGETGSGKSTIAKLLLKFYEPTEGKIMITGKFDIGEGKTKTESHDLHDMNLPSYLSRVGYVEQEPQIVFGDFWENIRYAKFDATDEEVIRATKKANLHDFIISLKDGYDTILGQRGFLLSGGQKQRLVIARVFLKNPDLLILDEATSALDNIVEKEIQKELDQLMQGRTSVTIAHRLSTIKNVDQIIVLGANGKGILQIGTFEELIEKPGRFKKLYEAGLMG, from the coding sequence ATGTTAATAACTGAATACCTAGTTAACTGAACCATTGGTTTATTTTCACTTAAATTAGAAATTCAAGAAAGACAAAACATATTAATTAAATTAGTTAATCAAGATGTAGACTTCTTTTTTGAAACAGTATCAGGAAATATATTAACAAGATTAGTTGGTGATACTCAATCTTTAGCTTTTGGTGTACAACAATTTGTTACCAATATAATTTATTTTTTAACAGGTTGTATTACAGCAATATCAATAATGCTTTTATCTAACATGGTAACTGTGGCTCTATTTAGTGGAATATATTTATTTTTAGTTATTGGAATAGCATTTATGTTATTCATTAAGTCAAGAAGAAAATTAATATTAGCATTTGATAAAAAAAGGGATGTTGATGAAGATATGACTGATAGAGTTTCCAATATATCTTTAATTAAATCTTCAGGCTTAGAAAAATATGAAATAAAAAGAATAGAAGATATGAACGAAATTTATAACAGAGCCGGAGATCCATCAATAACATGATCTTCAATTTTAAATTCATTTATATCAACATCAATTTCATTAATGTCATCAATTTACATTATAGCTGTTGCTATTATTATAGTTTTGCAAAATGCTAATCAAGCACAAGTTGCTAAAGTTTCAACAGATATTATTTTGGTTAATATTTTGTTATCTTTTTTACTTGGAGCTGTAGGAATGCTTGTGCCTACTTTAAGATCTGCAACAAGAGCTCAAAATGCAGCTCAAAGAATTTCAGAGCTAACAGAACCAGTGCCTACAATATTTTCAAACTATGAAGAAGCTGAAATAAAAAAAATAGAATCAATAACTTTAGAAGGTATTAAATTTGCTTATCCAAAAAAACCAGATAAAATAATTTTACCTAAAACTTCTATCACTTTTGAAAAAGGAAAATCATATGCATTTGTTGGTGAAACTGGTTCTGGTAAATCTACAATAGCAAAATTGTTATTAAAATTCTATGAACCAACTGAAGGTAAAATTATGATAACAGGTAAGTTTGATATTGGTGAAGGTAAAACAAAAACTGAATCACATGATTTACATGATATGAATTTACCATCTTATTTAAGTAGAGTTGGTTATGTAGAGCAAGAACCACAAATTGTTTTTGGAGATTTTTGAGAAAATATAAGATATGCAAAATTCGATGCTACTGATGAAGAAGTTATCAGAGCAACTAAAAAAGCAAATTTACATGATTTTATTATTTCGCTAAAAGATGGTTATGACACAATTCTTGGTCAAAGAGGTTTTTTATTATCTGGAGGACAAAAACAAAGGCTAGTTATTGCAAGAGTTTTTTTAAAAAATCCAGATTTATTAATACTTGATGAAGCAACTTCAGCATTAGATAACATTGTTGAAAAAGAAATTCAAAAAGAGCTTGATCAATTAATGCAAGGAAGAACCAGCGTAACCATAGCACATAGGCTTTCAACTATTAAAAATGTTGATCAGATTATAGTATTAGGGGCAAATGGTAAAGGAATATTGCAAATAGGTACTTTTGAAGAATTAATTGAAAAACCTGGAAGATTTAAAAAACTTTATGAAGCTGGTTTGATGGGTTAA
- the trmFO gene encoding methylenetetrahydrofolate--tRNA-(uracil(54)-C(5))-methyltransferase (FADH(2)-oxidizing) TrmFO has protein sequence MSNIKHVNIIGAGMAGCEAAYQLSKRKIKVKLYEVKRVKKNPVQKLDGFAELVCSNSLRSNELTNAVGTLKEEMRLLDSFILRLAEKASVPAGGSLAVDREIFSQLVTKELENNEFIEIINQEFINIPKDEITIICSGPLTTESLQEELIKLMESDDFYFYDAVAPIITKKSINMDIAYAKNRYDKGETKDYINCPMNEDEYNLFYKELVNGEVAIGHLPGEAELKYFEGCMPVEAIAKRGTQTLLFGPMKPKGLNKPNGTRNHAVVQLRQDDANDELYNIVGFQTNLKWGEQKRIFTLIPGLEKANFIRYGVMHKNNFINTPKLLNNFLQLKSNNKIFFAGQIIGVEGYVESCVTGLITSLHVFKMINNKTLINPQSSSVTGALLNYIHNASQTNFQPMKANWGIVEDVTYSKPVNKITKQEIQKTKSLMRSEKAINEIKEFIKEYKI, from the coding sequence ATGAGTAATATAAAACATGTCAACATAATTGGAGCTGGTATGGCTGGTTGCGAAGCTGCCTACCAATTATCCAAAAGAAAAATTAAGGTTAAACTTTACGAAGTTAAAAGAGTCAAGAAAAATCCTGTTCAAAAACTTGATGGTTTTGCCGAGCTAGTTTGTTCAAATTCACTTAGAAGTAATGAGTTAACTAATGCAGTTGGAACTCTAAAAGAAGAAATGAGATTATTAGATTCTTTTATATTAAGACTAGCGGAAAAAGCAAGTGTACCAGCTGGGGGGAGTTTGGCTGTTGATAGAGAAATTTTTTCGCAACTTGTAACCAAAGAGCTTGAAAACAATGAATTTATTGAAATCATAAATCAAGAATTTATCAATATACCAAAAGATGAAATTACCATAATTTGTTCAGGACCTTTAACTACTGAATCATTGCAAGAAGAATTGATTAAACTTATGGAAAGCGACGACTTTTATTTTTATGATGCTGTGGCACCCATAATTACAAAAAAATCTATTAATATGGACATTGCATATGCAAAAAATAGGTATGATAAAGGTGAAACAAAGGATTATATTAATTGCCCAATGAACGAAGATGAATATAATTTATTTTATAAAGAACTTGTTAATGGAGAAGTTGCTATTGGTCATTTACCAGGAGAAGCAGAATTAAAGTATTTTGAAGGGTGTATGCCTGTTGAAGCTATTGCTAAAAGAGGGACTCAAACATTACTATTTGGACCAATGAAACCAAAAGGTTTAAATAAACCCAATGGAACTAGAAATCACGCTGTAGTTCAATTAAGACAAGATGATGCAAATGATGAACTTTATAATATTGTTGGATTTCAAACTAACTTAAAATGAGGTGAACAAAAAAGAATTTTTACATTAATACCAGGATTAGAAAAAGCTAATTTTATAAGATATGGTGTTATGCATAAAAATAATTTTATTAATACACCTAAATTATTAAATAATTTTTTACAATTAAAATCTAATAATAAGATATTTTTTGCAGGCCAAATAATTGGTGTAGAAGGTTATGTTGAATCGTGTGTAACTGGTTTAATAACATCGTTGCATGTTTTTAAAATGATAAATAATAAGACTTTAATTAACCCACAATCTTCCTCAGTAACAGGTGCACTATTAAATTATATTCATAATGCTTCGCAAACAAACTTTCAACCAATGAAGGCAAATTGAGGGATTGTAGAAGATGTAACGTATTCAAAACCAGTTAATAAAATTACTAAACAAGAAATTCAAAAAACTAAATCTCTTATGAGATCTGAAAAAGCCATAAATGAAATTAAAGAGTTTATAAAAGAGTACAAAATATAA
- the nrdF gene encoding class 1b ribonucleoside-diphosphate reductase subunit beta, with translation MAKIKNQYYQDSLSPLEFAYNKFNGKLRSVNWNVINDEKDLEIWNRATQNFWLPEKVPVSNDLTSWRTMDAKWQELVTRTYTGLTLLDTIQATIGDTAQIPNSLTDHEQVVYANFAFMVAVHARSYGSIFSTLCSSEQIEEAHEWVINCESLQNRAKVLIPYYLNDDPLKSKVAAALMPGFLLYGGFYLPFYLSARAKMPNTSDIIRLILRDKVIHNYYSGYKYQQKVAKLSKEKQEEMKTFVFDLLYELIDLEKAYLYELYDGFGIAEDAIRFSVYNAGKFLQNLGYESPFTLEETKIEPEIFNQLSARADENHDFFSGNGSSYVMGVSEETEDEDWEF, from the coding sequence ATGGCAAAAATAAAAAATCAATATTATCAGGATTCATTGTCTCCATTAGAGTTTGCTTATAATAAATTTAACGGAAAATTGCGTTCTGTTAATTGAAATGTTATCAATGATGAAAAAGACTTGGAAATATGAAACAGAGCAACTCAGAACTTTTGATTACCTGAAAAAGTTCCAGTTTCAAATGACTTAACTTCATGAAGAACAATGGATGCAAAATGACAAGAGTTAGTAACAAGAACTTATACAGGTTTAACCTTGTTAGACACTATTCAAGCAACAATTGGAGACACAGCACAAATTCCTAATTCATTAACAGATCATGAACAAGTAGTTTATGCTAACTTTGCTTTTATGGTTGCAGTTCACGCTAGATCATATGGTTCAATATTTTCAACATTATGTTCATCAGAACAAATAGAAGAAGCCCATGAATGAGTTATTAATTGTGAATCTTTACAAAATAGAGCAAAAGTATTAATACCTTATTACTTAAATGATGACCCATTAAAGTCAAAAGTCGCTGCAGCTTTAATGCCAGGTTTTCTTTTATATGGCGGTTTTTATTTACCCTTCTATTTATCTGCAAGAGCTAAGATGCCAAATACATCAGATATTATTAGACTTATACTGCGAGATAAAGTTATTCATAATTACTATAGTGGATATAAGTATCAACAAAAAGTGGCTAAACTTTCTAAAGAAAAACAAGAAGAAATGAAAACATTTGTATTTGATTTACTTTACGAACTAATAGATTTAGAAAAAGCGTATTTATATGAATTATATGATGGTTTTGGAATAGCAGAAGACGCAATTAGATTTAGTGTTTATAATGCTGGTAAGTTTTTACAAAACTTAGGTTATGAATCTCCTTTTACATTAGAAGAAACTAAAATTGAACCTGAAATATTTAATCAATTATCTGCAAGAGCAGATGAAAATCATGATTTCTTTTCCGGAAATGGTTCTTCATATGTTATGGGAGTTTCTGAAGAAACAGAAGATGAAGACTGAGAATTTTAA
- the nrdI gene encoding class Ib ribonucleoside-diphosphate reductase assembly flavoprotein NrdI yields the protein MHLDVIKVTDKDVVKPAGEIHVVYFSSKSNNTHRFIQKLNFLNSRIPYELEEKISVNSDYVLITPTYSGGDDAASGAVPKQVIQFLNDPDNRKYCRGVIASGNTNFGDSFAIAGPILSKKLQVPLLFQFELLGTFEEIKQIQEILERFWGK from the coding sequence ATGCACTTAGATGTTATTAAAGTTACAGACAAAGATGTAGTTAAACCCGCAGGGGAAATACATGTTGTTTACTTTTCGTCAAAGTCAAATAATACTCATAGATTTATTCAAAAGCTTAACTTTTTAAATTCAAGAATTCCTTACGAATTAGAAGAAAAAATAAGTGTGAATAGTGATTATGTTTTAATCACCCCAACTTATAGTGGGGGCGATGATGCTGCAAGTGGTGCAGTACCAAAACAAGTCATTCAATTTTTAAATGACCCTGATAACAGAAAATATTGTAGAGGAGTTATTGCATCAGGAAATACAAATTTTGGTGATTCTTTTGCAATCGCTGGACCAATATTATCTAAAAAATTACAAGTTCCTTTATTATTTCAGTTTGAATTATTAGGTACTTTTGAGGAAATTAAACAAATACAAGAAATACTAGAAAGATTTTGAGGAAAATAA